Proteins encoded by one window of Chondromyces crocatus:
- a CDS encoding aminopeptidase P family protein — MTYDPETSASFSTPPVEPNAPTLPEGTPPTQAPPAEPPQALLDFMVQQWAPGPGTPSVLEHAEVFAARRRALSEKFPGEILVIPTGHEQVRANDTTYRFRPGSDFYYLTGNVEADCVLVLEPKPGGGHRDVLYVEPNPGRSDKTFYTDRVKGELWVGPRLGVEESRVRFGVDECRGLPDLEAYLQGLVSHVNDVPSIPRRALRGISPLIDQTLDDPPHRGEGDKALAQTLSEMRLLKDAIEVEELKKAVAATQRGFEDVIRSLGPWRREEGPVLRRRASSERAVESIFYVRARVEGFDVGYGTIAAAGAHACTLHWTRNDGVVKPGELLLLDAGVELESLYTADITRTLPVSGKFSAAQREVYSLVLEAQKAAFAEVRPGRDFLEPNKAAMRVLAHGLEKLGVLKSAKEALREDQQLFRRYTLHNVSHMLGLDVHDCAQARQQTYRFGKLRPGMVLTVEPGLYFQADDLTVPEELRGIGVRIEDDLLVTEDGHVNLSEGIPTGPDEVEAWMASLWEEDQAAHRAS, encoded by the coding sequence ATGACCTACGACCCCGAGACGAGCGCCTCCTTCAGCACGCCCCCGGTCGAGCCGAACGCCCCCACGCTCCCGGAAGGGACCCCTCCGACCCAGGCGCCTCCCGCCGAGCCGCCGCAGGCCTTGCTCGACTTCATGGTCCAGCAGTGGGCCCCGGGGCCAGGGACGCCGTCCGTCCTCGAGCACGCCGAGGTGTTCGCTGCCCGGCGCCGCGCGCTCTCCGAGAAATTCCCCGGCGAGATCCTGGTCATCCCCACCGGCCACGAGCAGGTGCGGGCCAACGACACCACCTACCGCTTCCGTCCGGGCTCCGACTTCTACTACCTGACCGGGAACGTCGAAGCCGACTGCGTCCTGGTCCTGGAGCCGAAGCCGGGCGGCGGTCACCGCGACGTGCTCTACGTCGAGCCGAACCCCGGGCGCAGCGACAAGACCTTCTACACCGACCGGGTGAAGGGCGAGCTGTGGGTCGGCCCGCGCCTCGGCGTGGAGGAGAGCCGGGTGCGCTTCGGCGTCGACGAGTGCCGCGGCCTGCCCGACCTGGAGGCCTACCTCCAAGGTCTGGTGAGCCACGTCAACGACGTCCCCTCGATCCCGCGCCGTGCGCTTCGAGGCATCTCGCCGCTGATCGACCAGACCCTCGACGACCCGCCCCACCGCGGCGAAGGCGACAAGGCCCTCGCCCAGACGCTGTCCGAGATGCGTCTCCTGAAGGACGCGATCGAGGTCGAGGAGCTGAAGAAGGCCGTGGCCGCGACGCAGCGCGGCTTCGAAGACGTGATCCGGTCGCTGGGCCCCTGGCGCCGTGAAGAAGGCCCGGTGCTGCGGCGCCGCGCGAGCTCCGAGCGCGCCGTGGAGAGCATCTTCTACGTGCGGGCGCGCGTGGAGGGCTTCGACGTCGGCTACGGGACCATCGCCGCCGCGGGCGCCCACGCCTGCACGCTGCACTGGACGCGCAACGACGGGGTGGTGAAGCCCGGGGAGCTCTTGCTGCTCGACGCCGGTGTGGAGCTGGAGTCGCTCTACACCGCCGACATCACGCGGACGTTGCCCGTGAGCGGGAAGTTCTCGGCGGCGCAGCGCGAGGTGTACTCCCTGGTGCTGGAGGCGCAGAAGGCGGCATTCGCCGAGGTGCGCCCTGGCCGCGACTTCCTGGAGCCGAACAAGGCCGCGATGCGGGTGCTCGCGCACGGGCTGGAGAAGCTCGGGGTGCTGAAGTCCGCAAAGGAGGCGCTGCGCGAAGACCAGCAGCTCTTCCGCCGCTACACGCTCCACAACGTGAGCCACATGCTGGGCCTCGACGTGCACGACTGCGCGCAAGCGCGGCAGCAGACCTACCGCTTCGGGAAATTGCGCCCCGGGATGGTGCTTACGGTGGAGCCAGGGTTGTACTTCCAGGCCGATGACCTGACCGTGCCCGAGGAGCTGCGCGGGATCGGGGTGCGCATCGAGGACGATCTGCTGGTGACTGAGGACGGCCACGTGAACCTGTCCGAGGGGATCCCGACGGGGCCCGACGAGGTGGAAGCGTGGATGGCGTCGCTGTGGGAGGAAGACCAGGCGGCGCACCGGGCGAGCTAG
- the add gene encoding adenosine deaminase yields MADLPEHSGHKLPLEFFQQLPKTDLHVHLDGSIRLETLIDLARRGGIELPSFDPAELRKAMNLGENCGSLVEYLKAFDITLLVLQTEEALFRCAYELAEDAARENVRYMEVRYAPMLHTREGLHLTNVVEAVLAGLRAAHDKLGIESAVILCGIRNISPESSLEMAELAVAYKGRGVVGFDLAGAEYDHPAKHHRAAFQLVRQNNINCTIHAGEAYGPESIAQALHVCGAHRIGHGCRLRESGDLLHYINDQRIPLEVCPSSNVQTGAVRDFASHPLKLYHNLGLRVTVNTDNRLVTDTTVSKELWRCHVEMGFSLDEIKALIVAGFKSAFLPFHVKQGYLRRVSKELERFHADGTVSPESPEVIALRSQPSFQYSDTRSHRAQGPVPTPPADAPRSSSAASSASASGGASSTSSASASSTPSQSDAAN; encoded by the coding sequence ATGGCTGACCTCCCCGAGCACTCTGGGCACAAACTGCCGCTGGAGTTCTTCCAGCAGCTCCCCAAGACCGACCTTCACGTTCATCTCGACGGCTCCATCCGCCTGGAGACCCTCATCGACCTGGCGCGCCGTGGCGGCATCGAGCTGCCGAGCTTCGATCCCGCGGAGCTGCGCAAGGCGATGAACCTCGGCGAGAACTGTGGCTCGCTGGTGGAATACCTGAAGGCGTTCGACATCACCTTGCTGGTGCTGCAGACGGAGGAGGCGCTGTTCCGCTGCGCCTACGAGCTGGCCGAGGACGCGGCGCGCGAGAACGTGCGGTACATGGAGGTGCGCTACGCGCCGATGCTCCACACACGCGAGGGGCTGCACCTGACGAACGTGGTGGAGGCGGTGCTCGCAGGGCTGCGGGCGGCGCACGACAAGCTGGGGATCGAGAGCGCTGTGATCCTGTGCGGGATCCGGAACATCTCGCCGGAGTCGTCGCTGGAGATGGCGGAGCTGGCGGTGGCGTACAAGGGGCGCGGGGTGGTCGGGTTCGATCTCGCCGGCGCGGAGTACGATCACCCGGCGAAGCACCACCGGGCGGCGTTCCAGCTCGTGCGGCAGAACAACATCAACTGCACGATCCATGCAGGCGAGGCGTACGGTCCGGAGTCGATCGCGCAGGCGCTGCACGTGTGCGGGGCGCACCGGATCGGGCACGGGTGCCGGCTGCGCGAGTCCGGGGACCTGCTGCACTACATCAACGATCAGCGCATCCCGCTGGAGGTGTGTCCGTCGTCGAACGTGCAGACCGGCGCGGTGCGCGACTTCGCGTCGCACCCGCTGAAGCTGTACCACAACCTCGGGTTGCGGGTGACGGTGAACACCGACAACCGGCTGGTCACCGACACGACGGTGTCGAAGGAGCTGTGGCGCTGCCACGTGGAGATGGGCTTCTCGCTCGACGAGATCAAGGCGCTCATCGTGGCCGGGTTCAAGAGCGCGTTCCTGCCCTTCCACGTGAAGCAGGGCTACCTGCGGCGGGTGTCGAAGGAGCTGGAGCGCTTCCACGCCGACGGGACGGTCTCGCCAGAGTCGCCGGAGGTGATCGCGCTGCGGTCGCAGCCGAGCTTCCAGTACTCCGATACGCGGAGCCACCGCGCACAAGGTCCGGTGCCCACGCCGCCCGCCGACGCGCCGCGGTCGTCGAGCGCAGCGAGCAGCGCGAGCGCTTCAGGTGGCGCCAGCAGCACGAGCAGTGCGAGCGCTTCGAGCACGCCGAGCCAGAGCGACGCAGCAAACTGA
- a CDS encoding TIGR04255 family protein: MSSPHPHLRHAPIREALLDIRVELPPEVTVETLEELSNGILHDFPAIRPIQHIQYHLPTDGEELEARMPGTSQTLGRIHWNADQSRAVQIRVDGVTVNHVQSYEDWEALRQQAEGLWLEYSKIARPLKVVRCSLRYINKLALVAGRDLAKQLRTRPEVSPELPQTLEAYFMRLVVPFEDGRRAVITELTESPPEEGAPPHLILDIDVSTSRTFDPTSDADAIWTEFDRLREIKNDCFFSSLEKETWKAYL, from the coding sequence ATGAGCAGCCCCCATCCGCATCTCCGTCACGCTCCCATCAGGGAGGCGCTCCTCGACATCCGTGTCGAGCTGCCCCCTGAAGTGACGGTAGAAACGCTGGAAGAACTCTCGAACGGCATCCTTCACGACTTTCCCGCGATCCGGCCCATCCAGCACATTCAGTATCACCTGCCGACGGATGGCGAGGAGCTGGAGGCGAGGATGCCTGGCACATCGCAGACCCTCGGACGAATCCACTGGAACGCGGATCAATCGAGGGCTGTCCAGATCAGGGTGGATGGCGTGACGGTCAACCACGTCCAGTCCTACGAGGACTGGGAGGCGCTGCGACAGCAAGCCGAAGGACTGTGGCTGGAGTATTCAAAGATCGCTCGACCGCTGAAGGTGGTGCGATGCTCGCTGCGCTACATCAACAAGCTCGCACTCGTCGCAGGCCGCGATCTGGCAAAACAATTGCGGACACGTCCGGAGGTGAGCCCAGAGCTTCCGCAGACGCTCGAAGCGTATTTCATGAGGCTCGTCGTCCCTTTCGAGGACGGTCGCAGAGCCGTGATCACGGAGCTGACGGAGAGCCCTCCAGAGGAAGGGGCGCCTCCTCACCTCATTCTGGACATCGATGTCTCCACGTCGCGAACCTTTGACCCGACCTCGGATGCCGACGCCATCTGGACCGAGTTCGACAGGCTGCGCGAAATAAAAAATGATTGCTTCTTCTCGTCGCTGGAGAAGGAGACGTGGAAAGCCTACCTATGA
- a CDS encoding HEAT repeat domain-containing protein codes for MTMLLLLSPSALVTDYLPSPGQGSVARAIMQAEQQVFLDQHALRPVPPSLDALSPPIAQIVASRWREPCEGLFEFLALQHPAELLRLIRNGKLEAADLTFAAEIAGQLKNSHAVQTTLLPLLSHTEAVVREGAIYGITRHQDAAVREKLAQLAASDRSNAVRTAAADALEEM; via the coding sequence ATGACGATGCTGCTCTTGCTCAGTCCGTCAGCGCTGGTGACCGACTACCTCCCTTCTCCTGGTCAGGGCAGTGTAGCGCGCGCCATCATGCAGGCAGAGCAGCAGGTCTTCCTGGACCAGCATGCCCTTCGTCCGGTGCCTCCGTCCCTGGACGCGCTCTCACCGCCCATCGCTCAGATCGTGGCCAGCCGCTGGAGAGAACCCTGCGAGGGGTTGTTCGAGTTTCTGGCGCTTCAGCACCCTGCCGAGCTGCTCCGGTTGATCCGGAATGGCAAGCTCGAGGCGGCAGACCTGACATTCGCAGCCGAGATTGCTGGGCAACTGAAGAACAGCCACGCGGTCCAAACTACCCTGCTGCCGCTGCTTTCTCATACCGAAGCTGTGGTACGGGAGGGCGCGATCTACGGCATTACCCGGCACCAGGATGCGGCCGTGCGCGAGAAGCTCGCACAGCTAGCCGCAAGCGATCGAAGCAACGCCGTGCGAACAGCAGCCGCCGACGCCCTCGAAGAGATGTGA
- the nadE gene encoding NAD(+) synthase — translation MRLVKIGIASVNSTVGAVRANTDRCIALARAMAAEDVTLAVFPEQVIGGYPTEDLIQWHGFVDSQRRELERFAAETAGLPTVLALGLTVGVGGDLFNCAALVHRGRIVGFTPKEKLPTYNIFYEARTFSRGTPYLELDAGGVFCGDRLYTFDFGTIGLEICEDIWSPDGPMRRRCYSGAEIICNLSASPFRAGVPSTRREMIATRAADNQATVVYANLVGGNDGLVFDGGGLVNQNGRPMLDAPRWRQGYAATVVDLDRTTRGRREASTWRSDLEEFRRTGQRAVPVVREAGSTADRASLKYPAPPRGTTFFLPSAAPPSASPRDELLDDFFEGAALGVADYYRKIGAFRGIGIALSGGRDSALSLMVAWRALGVLAPDLEGDDLRAEIGRKLTTFYMPTRYSSDATQGAAAQLAHDLGARFSVEPIEEAFDREVDATTSMLGGEATITELTRQNVQARIRGTRMWNWSNSSGALFLQTGNMSEKALGYTTVGGDLEGAFSVIANLPKTVVNALLERLSRRFGFKGLAQTLGTMPGPELAENQSGEAELMPYEILDACLYLYGAEKLTRDEISLALPSLFPDHDPEQLRGYAEKFVLLFSRAIFKWVQAPLAVHLGTLDLDRERALQLPVVQRTEWEAHLPTPPAITPPPRSAGIDPKP, via the coding sequence GTGCGGCTCGTCAAGATTGGCATCGCCAGCGTCAACTCCACCGTCGGCGCCGTGCGCGCCAACACCGACCGCTGCATCGCGCTCGCCCGCGCCATGGCTGCGGAGGACGTCACCCTCGCCGTGTTTCCCGAGCAGGTCATCGGCGGCTACCCCACCGAGGACCTCATCCAGTGGCACGGCTTCGTCGACAGCCAGCGCCGTGAACTCGAACGCTTCGCTGCCGAGACCGCGGGCCTGCCCACCGTGCTCGCCCTCGGCCTCACCGTCGGCGTCGGTGGTGACCTCTTCAACTGCGCCGCCCTCGTCCACCGCGGCCGCATCGTAGGCTTCACCCCCAAGGAGAAGCTCCCCACCTACAACATCTTCTACGAAGCGCGCACCTTCTCCCGCGGCACCCCTTACCTCGAGCTCGACGCTGGCGGCGTCTTCTGCGGCGACCGCCTCTACACCTTCGACTTCGGCACCATCGGCCTCGAGATCTGCGAAGACATCTGGTCCCCCGACGGCCCCATGCGCCGCCGCTGCTACTCCGGCGCCGAGATCATCTGCAACCTCTCCGCCTCCCCCTTCCGCGCCGGCGTCCCCTCCACCCGCCGCGAGATGATCGCCACCCGCGCCGCCGACAACCAGGCCACCGTCGTCTACGCCAACCTCGTCGGCGGCAACGACGGCCTCGTTTTCGACGGCGGCGGCCTCGTCAACCAGAACGGCCGCCCCATGCTCGACGCTCCCCGCTGGCGCCAGGGCTACGCCGCCACCGTCGTCGACCTCGACCGCACCACCCGTGGCCGCCGCGAAGCCAGCACCTGGCGCAGCGACCTCGAAGAATTCAGACGCACCGGGCAGCGCGCCGTACCCGTCGTCCGCGAGGCCGGGTCCACCGCCGACCGCGCCTCGCTCAAGTACCCCGCCCCGCCCCGTGGCACGACCTTCTTCCTCCCCAGCGCCGCCCCTCCCAGCGCCTCCCCCCGCGACGAACTCCTCGACGACTTCTTCGAAGGCGCGGCCCTCGGCGTCGCCGACTACTACCGCAAGATCGGCGCCTTCCGCGGCATCGGCATCGCCCTCTCCGGCGGCCGCGACTCCGCCTTGAGCCTCATGGTCGCCTGGCGCGCCCTCGGCGTTCTCGCCCCCGACCTCGAAGGTGACGACCTCCGCGCCGAGATCGGCCGCAAGCTCACCACCTTCTACATGCCCACCCGCTACTCCAGCGACGCCACCCAGGGCGCCGCCGCCCAGCTCGCCCACGACCTCGGCGCCAGGTTCTCCGTCGAGCCCATCGAGGAAGCCTTCGACCGCGAGGTCGACGCCACCACCTCCATGCTCGGCGGCGAGGCGACGATCACCGAACTCACCCGCCAGAACGTCCAGGCCCGCATCCGCGGCACCCGCATGTGGAACTGGTCCAACTCGAGCGGCGCCCTCTTCCTCCAGACCGGCAACATGAGCGAGAAGGCCCTCGGCTACACCACCGTCGGTGGCGACCTCGAAGGCGCCTTCAGCGTCATCGCCAACCTTCCGAAGACCGTGGTGAACGCCCTGCTCGAGCGCCTCTCTCGCCGCTTCGGCTTCAAGGGCCTCGCCCAGACCCTCGGCACCATGCCTGGCCCCGAGCTGGCCGAGAACCAGTCCGGCGAAGCCGAACTCATGCCCTACGAGATTCTCGACGCCTGCCTCTACCTCTACGGCGCCGAGAAGCTCACCCGGGACGAGATCTCCCTCGCCTTGCCCAGCCTCTTCCCCGACCACGATCCCGAGCAGCTCCGCGGCTACGCCGAGAAGTTCGTGCTGCTCTTCTCCCGCGCCATCTTCAAGTGGGTGCAGGCCCCCCTCGCCGTACACCTCGGCACCCTCGACCTCGACCGCGAGCGCGCCCTCCAGCTCCCCGTCGTGCAGCGCACCGAGTGGGAAGCCCACCTCCCGACGCCGCCCGCGATCACCCCGCCCCCGCGCAGCGCCGGCATCGACCCCAAGCCCTGA
- a CDS encoding Crp/Fnr family transcriptional regulator — MALRPSDLHAIPVFEKITEAHLETLMAAFERRTLAADEVLFEAGTAPEHLHLLVSGEVALKEGATTRFLLNPIAPIGELGAVTGFRRATTAVTSKPSEVWSIGIGALRQFFEQYGDVAFPFYHNLLNIVADKLRRDQNRLEEVRTNLIRTQKGMKTLLDFVLENEETALSRQICATLEDLIEKNRRWHYLVEPSRTLKSSVRLDSGQLVPVQELSDGWLRLGPLPENASVPHEDWSGVLVLPSGEIPVSGRVEARDDGFILIRLDLLIDEYRKTLQDYLTRLELLDFVV; from the coding sequence ATGGCGCTCCGTCCTTCAGACCTGCACGCGATTCCCGTCTTCGAGAAGATCACCGAGGCCCATCTGGAGACCCTGATGGCCGCCTTCGAGCGCCGCACCTTGGCGGCCGACGAGGTGCTCTTCGAGGCGGGTACGGCTCCCGAACATCTGCACCTGCTCGTCAGCGGCGAGGTCGCGCTGAAGGAAGGCGCCACCACCCGCTTCCTGTTGAACCCGATCGCGCCCATCGGTGAGCTCGGCGCAGTGACCGGCTTCCGCCGCGCCACCACCGCCGTGACGAGCAAGCCGTCGGAGGTCTGGAGCATCGGCATCGGCGCGCTGCGTCAGTTCTTCGAGCAGTACGGCGACGTGGCGTTCCCGTTCTACCACAACCTGCTGAACATCGTGGCCGACAAGCTCCGGCGCGATCAGAACCGGCTGGAAGAGGTGCGGACGAACCTGATCCGCACGCAGAAGGGGATGAAGACCCTTCTCGATTTCGTGCTGGAGAACGAGGAGACGGCGCTGAGCCGGCAGATCTGCGCGACGCTGGAGGATCTCATCGAGAAGAACCGGCGCTGGCACTACCTGGTGGAGCCGAGCCGCACGCTGAAGAGTTCGGTGCGGCTCGACAGCGGTCAGCTCGTGCCGGTGCAGGAGCTGTCCGATGGGTGGCTGCGCCTCGGGCCGCTGCCGGAGAACGCTTCGGTGCCGCACGAGGACTGGAGCGGGGTGCTGGTGCTGCCGAGCGGAGAGATCCCGGTGAGCGGGCGTGTGGAGGCACGAGACGATGGGTTCATCCTGATCCGGCTCGACCTGCTCATCGACGAGTACCGGAAGACGCTGCAGGACTACCTGACCCGCCTGGAGCTGCTCGACTTCGTGGTTTGA
- a CDS encoding OBAP family protein — MMAHPRTDIRLDLAALVTALACVTGCTENKPAPAQVTPEGAEKKADTKVLAKGAEALQDLSPVRALDYYLDGFHVMKDDTSLHMEAHHYCRDLNEEFTQCVIFDGTVASANLIGIEYIISERLFEGLPEDEKPRWHPHNYEILSGQLTLPGIPEVAEKKALEKKLNSYGKTWHVWDTGHVGHPRANALPVGLPLLAWSYNRDGEAPADLVAGRDERTGISTEERRRSRADLAPLARPQRGVDDIRSAFPGASGAPAGVSGK; from the coding sequence ATGATGGCACACCCCCGAACCGACATTCGCTTGGACCTCGCCGCCCTGGTCACAGCGCTCGCATGTGTCACAGGGTGTACCGAGAACAAGCCAGCGCCAGCGCAGGTGACGCCAGAGGGCGCCGAGAAGAAGGCCGACACCAAGGTCCTTGCGAAGGGGGCCGAGGCACTCCAGGACCTGAGCCCCGTCCGCGCACTGGATTATTACCTCGACGGCTTCCACGTCATGAAGGACGACACCTCGCTGCACATGGAGGCCCATCATTACTGCCGGGACCTCAATGAAGAGTTCACGCAATGCGTGATCTTCGATGGCACCGTCGCCAGCGCGAACCTGATCGGGATCGAATACATCATCTCCGAGCGCCTCTTCGAAGGGCTCCCGGAGGACGAGAAGCCCCGCTGGCACCCGCACAATTACGAGATCCTTTCGGGTCAGCTCACGCTACCGGGAATCCCGGAAGTGGCAGAGAAGAAAGCGCTCGAGAAGAAGCTCAACAGCTACGGCAAGACCTGGCATGTCTGGGACACGGGTCACGTCGGTCATCCCAGGGCGAACGCCTTGCCCGTCGGCCTGCCGCTCCTCGCCTGGTCGTACAACCGTGATGGAGAGGCTCCGGCCGATCTGGTCGCCGGGCGGGATGAGCGCACCGGGATCTCCACCGAAGAGCGCCGCCGCAGCCGCGCCGACCTCGCCCCGCTCGCCCGACCCCAGCGCGGCGTCGACGACATCCGGAGCGCCTTCCCAGGCGCCTCCGGCGCGCCCGCGGGCGTCTCCGGGAAGTAG
- a CDS encoding EGF domain-containing protein has translation MFSSLAGLAALAGVPLEAEAAQLVSCPPGAQNIQLRPLISLLDDGSYLVPTATVAQVFPSGIPFLSTFNTFYVNVNGNLSFGSPVSTYTPTAIPGLTIPTIAPFFADVDLRPNVGSLSLCVDTAGKRLMVTWDYVGYYNQKVDKLNAFQVILTNNDEEVCPTAANFEVEFRYEQLLWTTGDASNGSNGLGGTPATAGIDAGDTINAVALPGSGTGSVLNLVNLTNANDPGIFRFLVAQGTLPTCGNGTLQLCEECDDGNSSNNDACTNQCRHNVCGDGYLNPGVEVCDELEFANGADVCPSGYTGTPLCNNDPDNPAGDGSCTVGQPPAGCTDINECTDPGANDCSPLATCTNTPGSYTCTCNPGYAGNGVTCNDIDECADPGANDCSPQATCTNTPGSYTCTCNPGYAGNGVTCNDIDECADPGANNCSPQATCTNTPGSYTCTCLPGYVGDGVTCTDIDECADPSTNDCDGNAVCTNLPGSYTCTCLPGYTGNGFVCTDTDECADPSTNTCDENATCENTVGGFECTCNEGFEGDGTVCADIDECLDPTANTCDDDATCENTVGGFECTCNEGFEGDGTVCTDIDECADPTTNTCDENATCENDEGGFTCTCNGGFEGDGTVCTDIDECADPSTNDCDDNATCENHEGGFTCTCNEGFEGDGVTCTPVNPGTGGGGGAGGGGGAGGTGGAGGDGAGGDDSAGGGTAGPGGDDVYAEGGCSCSTPGTPSSAPPASLLLVAGAAVIGARLRRPRRARRA, from the coding sequence TTGTTCAGCAGCCTCGCAGGGCTCGCAGCCCTGGCGGGTGTGCCGCTCGAAGCGGAGGCCGCGCAGCTCGTCTCCTGCCCCCCAGGAGCGCAGAACATCCAGCTCCGGCCACTGATCTCGCTGCTCGACGATGGGAGCTACCTCGTCCCGACGGCGACGGTCGCGCAGGTGTTCCCTTCGGGGATCCCCTTCTTGAGCACGTTCAACACCTTCTACGTCAACGTGAATGGCAACCTGTCGTTCGGCAGCCCGGTCAGCACGTACACGCCGACGGCGATCCCGGGCCTCACCATCCCGACGATCGCGCCGTTCTTCGCCGATGTGGATCTGCGGCCGAACGTGGGGAGCCTGAGCTTGTGCGTCGACACCGCGGGCAAGCGCTTGATGGTGACCTGGGATTACGTCGGCTATTACAACCAGAAGGTCGACAAGCTGAATGCGTTTCAGGTCATCCTGACGAACAACGACGAGGAAGTGTGCCCGACGGCGGCGAATTTCGAGGTCGAGTTCCGGTACGAGCAGCTCCTCTGGACCACGGGAGATGCCAGCAATGGTTCGAACGGCCTCGGGGGAACGCCGGCCACCGCCGGCATCGACGCGGGTGACACCATCAATGCGGTGGCGCTCCCTGGGTCGGGGACGGGCTCGGTGCTCAACCTGGTCAACCTGACCAACGCCAACGACCCTGGCATCTTCCGCTTCCTGGTCGCCCAGGGGACCTTGCCCACGTGCGGCAACGGGACCCTCCAGCTCTGCGAGGAGTGCGATGACGGCAACTCGTCGAACAATGATGCCTGCACCAACCAGTGCCGGCACAATGTGTGCGGCGACGGCTACCTGAACCCGGGCGTGGAGGTCTGCGACGAGCTCGAGTTCGCGAACGGCGCCGACGTCTGTCCCAGCGGCTACACCGGGACGCCGCTGTGCAACAACGATCCCGACAACCCCGCCGGCGATGGTTCCTGCACGGTGGGCCAGCCGCCCGCTGGCTGCACCGACATCAACGAGTGCACCGACCCGGGTGCCAACGATTGCAGCCCTCTGGCCACCTGCACCAACACCCCGGGCAGCTACACCTGCACCTGTAACCCCGGCTATGCGGGGAACGGCGTCACCTGCAACGACATCGACGAATGCGCCGACCCGGGTGCCAACGATTGCAGCCCGCAGGCCACCTGCACCAACACCCCGGGCAGCTACACCTGCACCTGTAACCCTGGCTATGCCGGCAATGGCGTCACCTGCAACGACATCGACGAGTGCGCCGACCCGGGTGCCAACAATTGCAGCCCGCAGGCCACCTGCACCAACACCCCGGGCAGCTACACCTGCACCTGCCTTCCGGGCTACGTCGGCGATGGCGTCACGTGCACGGACATCGACGAATGCGCAGATCCGAGCACGAACGACTGCGATGGCAATGCGGTCTGCACCAACCTGCCAGGCAGCTATACCTGCACGTGCTTGCCCGGGTACACGGGCAATGGCTTCGTCTGCACCGACACGGACGAGTGCGCCGACCCGTCGACGAACACCTGCGACGAGAACGCCACCTGCGAGAACACGGTGGGTGGGTTCGAGTGCACGTGCAACGAGGGCTTCGAAGGCGACGGCACGGTCTGCGCCGACATCGACGAATGCCTCGATCCCACGGCGAACACCTGCGATGACGACGCGACCTGCGAGAACACGGTGGGTGGGTTCGAGTGCACGTGCAACGAGGGCTTCGAGGGCGACGGCACGGTCTGCACCGACATCGACGAGTGCGCCGATCCGACGACGAACACCTGCGACGAGAATGCCACATGCGAGAACGACGAGGGTGGCTTCACCTGCACCTGCAACGGGGGCTTCGAGGGCGATGGCACGGTCTGCACCGACATCGACGAGTGCGCCGATCCGTCGACGAACGACTGCGACGACAACGCCACCTGCGAGAACCATGAGGGTGGCTTCACCTGCACCTGCAACGAGGGCTTCGAGGGCGATGGCGTCACCTGCACGCCGGTGAACCCCGGGACCGGTGGCGGCGGTGGTGCCGGTGGCGGCGGTGGTGCCGGTGGTACCGGTGGCGCTGGCGGCGACGGAGCTGGCGGAGACGACAGCGCAGGCGGTGGAACGGCAGGTCCAGGCGGGGACGATGTGTACGCGGAAGGTGGGTGCTCTTGCTCCACGCCGGGCACGCCGTCGAGCGCACCGCCTGCCTCGCTGCTGCTCGTGGCAGGGGCAGCCGTCATCGGTGCCCGACTGCGAAGGCCACGCCGGGCACGGCGAGCCTGA